The sequence ccctcagctgtcacactctggtccgcagtctcactaaccgcTGGGaatctgcccctaccacgaccacgtccgcgtcctcgACCACGACCCGCAACAGCACcccctctaaccatctgcactaccatgaacagaaggctaagcacacaattaacataacacaaaaacataaactcaccatggaatcacactgtaggctcgaaaaGGATGTTCTTGGACTCCATGCCAcgcacaattgactaactcacataatcaatcaagacatgcaatcccaaacatctacagcgcaaagcctagtgaacccaaacctagaaccgtaagggctctgataccaaactaaaacgacccgacccgtttttttttttgtaaataaataataataatgataaactacaactagtggtcccatacccaccaGCCACCTAACCAatatcacaaccaacagcagaaataaccaataccaataaatatccaataataaaatcaatattataacataaaccaGATCCAATACTCAACcatcaggaaacatagaaccatcaacctagcaatgtttctaatgactcaactctagcaacctagcaagccagacaacatccaatcgagtcccgagaacatcctcttcttcattgccttgattccacgatcacactttgcctttacctgcaccacaaacataaattgcaatgcatgagtattttataaacactcagtaaggcaatcctcccatctattgggctatacacacaagcaatagagacatctctaaccatcaaccaacaatcaacaatcattagtaacaaaccaggactctgcatcgaccgacctaaacatgcatcgaccgacaccagttggggttgcatcgaccgacgcatgatatgcatcgaccgatactcccattgcatcgaccaacgcatgctcgacatagcacgaaaaccctagagtttacgcgccgtcctcgcacttgcatcgaccgacgcacaaagtgcatcgaccgatgcacatgccgagcatcatttttctccaaagcttctcgccggatctttgttcctacaaccacaaaactcgatctcaagccacaagaaagcttcctaacgtcccagaTAACAtactaacaagccaaacaacacataaacaagcagatcagcgaaatctccagcttagataagccgtgatcatgcacttacctttgcccaAGACGATTCTGACTCTAAAACGCAAGTTCTACACTCCTAACAAGCTCTTACAATgatctaagcctcagatctcacaaGGAAACGCCACAAACTTCCCAGAAACTCCCAAAAACGCTTAAGAATTGATAagaactcttttctctctggttttctctcaaaacggtcaaactcgtcgaatgagacaaaaacacgacttaagaGTTTTCCCtaccccaaaacgcagcgtttaattTAAACTCGTCTGCACTAAACCGgccttgcatcaaccgatgcacatagggcgtcgaccgatgcaatccctaaaccgggatttcggttcacggatgttacaaatttaaactaaaaatatgaaaataaagaagacatATGTATAATCTAGTACGACGCTagagataaatataaaatttgacaaaatgttagatatgtacatatcatgctttctataataaatttagaatgaaATTGTTCAAATAgtgttttaattgattttcaactcatttaacaacataaaataaataaaaatatttaagatacatgaatatattggaagaatttgagaaaataattaCTAATAAGATGATAATCTTAAATAGAATGgagataatttaaaaaaaaaaaaaaaagcaatgtaAGGTATATGTCATATACTAAAATTAACTACTAACTTTGTAGATCAGACTTTACATAAAAAAGttgttagtttttcttttctaaaaatattcgATATATGTCAAATCTTATTGATAGATTTCACATATATCGGGAtcatgttaatgactaactttgaaacaaacttttttataaTGACATGTGTTATGATCatattaacaacatattttgACACGTGAGAATATCATAAATCAATAACTTAACATTCGTCTTGATTACTTTAACGACTAACTTTAAAAACCATATTTTgcaatttacataataaaatagtttttccttttctaaatttGTTTGACACCTCAAAATCTTATCGACATATTTGTCATGTGTCGCGATCATGTTAAAAGCTAACTTTGAAACAAAGCTTTATACAATGACATGTGGTAATGacatattttgacatgtgttaacATATTAAATCGATAACTTAACATATATCATCATCACGTTAACGACTAACTTTAAAATCCGATTTTTAGGTCAGATTTGccaaaaagattcaatttttaggTTTGAAATTatggtttgttttttctaattagGGAAAAAACAAGGTCCATTGTCTACGGTTGGAAACTCGACAAATCCGACAGAGATTGCTTGATCAAAAAGGATATGTGTGATTTGGGTCATTGGTCTTAGTGGTTCAGGTTTGTAATCTTAGAACACAGCTTCAAGTTTGGGTTTATGTCTATGTGAAAATATAATCTTGAATGTTTCCAAAAATTGTTTACGGAAGAGTACTTTGGCTTGTGCTTTGAACCAAATGTTGTACCAAAAGGGGAAGCTTTGTTATATTCTTGCAGAGAACATTCGTAGAGTCGGTGAGCTTAAACAGCAAAATCTTGTTAAACCAATACttcttattgttttattaatatttctgttgttgtttggtttttgtttaggAGAGGTTGCTAAGCTTTTTGCGGATGCTGGAATCATCTGCATTGCGAGTTTAATATCTCCTTACAGGACAGACAGAGACGCTTGTCGAAATTTACTCCCCGAGGGAGATTTTGTTGAGGTATAGACAAACAAGTGCGGGTTTCGTAGTCTCTCTCTATTGTATTCAAGTTTTCCAATATTTTAGTAACATTGGTTTTGATCAAACAGGTGTTCATGAATGTATCGCTTGAGGTTTGTGAGGCGAGGGATCCCAAGGGTCTTTACAAGCTAGCTCGTTCAGGAAAGATCAAAGGTATCTCTTGAAGTGTAGTTGGTATTTGTGTGACCtgttttgtttcaataaaaTCCAAAGTTGATACTATAGTTTTGATATGTTTCTTCAGGTTTTACGGGGATCGATGACCCTTACGAGCCACCATTAAATTGCGAGgtaaatgtcaataatattgTAGAGACAATGGGAtgctacaaaaacaaaacttgctTTTTCGCGCTATCTCTTACCctatgttcttgttttttttctttttcttatgtcATCTGAAGATTTCTCTGTTCCACGGTCATAGTTCTGTTTTAACAAgccaaaaagtaaaaagttaAGCAAATCCATGGCTGTTTTTATGGAATCACAAGTTCTGATAATAAATATCATAGCTGTCGTtctttttggttctcttttttttttttgttttttttttgtatttcaaatCTTCTTGTTATGATGAATATGAGTGAAAATCAAGGTTAAGCCTTTTTCTTGATGTTAGTGGAAGCTAATGcatgcatatttttatttttttttgcttattaaaataaacaaagacaaaaattagtaatttagatGTTTTCTGAATAAGAGATGGTGCATGCCATAGGACTGAAGATTGGAAGCAGCTGGTTTGGTCTCTGAAGGACGATCCAGGCTTATAATGTTGCTCACTTTCGTTGATCTTCCTAATAGGTGATATTTGGAGTAATTTTGGTTTGTGGAGTTTTCcttgtatatctatatatatgtctaaatcAAATCTTATGTAATAGAAATAAATGAATGTGGCGCACCCGAGTTACATAACGTAGCAAGAATCTTGAAAGATTACGTTAAGTAATCGagttcattgtgatttgtgatgCAAAGTTTTTGCTCTGTTCCATAAccataattattgaaaataagcGAACACTCATACCTATAATCCTCTGGCTCCTTCTTCGGACTCTCACAACCACATGTATACAAAAGGTAATGTGTAATGTAACCATC comes from Camelina sativa cultivar DH55 chromosome 19, Cs, whole genome shotgun sequence and encodes:
- the LOC104767980 gene encoding adenylyl-sulfate kinase 1, chloroplastic-like, with product MLYQKGKLCYILAENIRRVGEVAKLFADAGIICIASLISPYRTDRDACRNLLPEGDFVEVFMNVSLEVCEARDPKGLYKLARSGKIKGFTGIDDPYEPPLNCEISLFHGHSSVLTSQKVKS